The Penicillium digitatum chromosome 6, complete sequence genome contains the following window.
ATGTACGCTCGAACTTTTCCAGGAACTCCAGAGACAGTTTGTCTTCGGCAGAGAGGGCTTCTTCACCAACGACAGCCTTCATAGCGGCTACATGGTAAATCCCGTTAGAATACTGAAGATGACGAGGGTAGAGAGAAAAACTTACCAGCATCACGACCGATAGCGTACTTCGCATAAAGCTGGTTAGACACATCTGAATGATCCTTGCGCGTGCGACCCTCGCCAATAGCAGATTTCATAAGGCGAGAAAGGGACGGCAGAACGTTGATCGGTGGGTATACGCCCTTGTTAGCCAATTGACGGTCAATGAAAATTTGCCCCTCCTACATAGAATGTTAGTCGCTGATCTCTTCGGAACGAGAAAGCGGGCTTCATCTTTTCAACGAACCGTGATGTAGCCTGTCAAATCGGGGATCGGATGCGTGATGTCTTTGTAGAAGGAGGAAGACGTTAGCTTAGCAAGAACAAGGTCTAAGATAAGGAGAGGGGAGCTCATACCATCGTTAGGCATAGTCAAGATAGGGATCTGAGTAATAGAACCATTTCGACCCTCAACACGACCAGCACGCTCGTAGATACTCGCCAAATCTGTATACATGTAACCGGGATAACCACGGCGGCCAGGGACTTCTTCACGGGCAGCGGAGACTTCTCGTAGAGCATCACAATAAGCCGAAAGATCAGTCATGATAACAAGGACGTGCTTCTCGAGTTGGTAGGCGTAGTATTCAGCAGTCGTTAAAGCCAGGCGGGGAGTAATAATACGCTCGATAGTCGGATCGTTGGCTAAGTTCAAGAAGAGAGTGGTACGCTCCATACTTCCGTTTTCTTCGAACTCGCGAGTAAAGAATCGAGCGGTCTCCATATTAACACCCATAGCAGCAAAAACAATGGAGAAGTTCTCCTCGTGGCCATCATGGACATCCTTGGTAGGCCTGACTAGACTTGCTTGTCTGGCAATGGCCGATGCGATCTCATTATGAGGAAGACCGGCGGCAGAGAAGATAGGAATCTTCTGACCACGAGCAATTGAGTTCATAGTGTCAATAGCAGAGATACCAGTAGAGATCATCTCCTCGGGATAGACCTAGGGAAATGCGTTAGCTTATATTGTCTGTAAAGTTAGAGGTAGCATTTACCCGGGTGTAGGGGTTAATAGGCTGGCCATTAATATCCAAGTAGTCTTCCGCAAGCACTTTGGGGCCCTTGTCGATAGCACGTCCTGAACCATCGAACACACGACCTAGCATATCCTCGGACACCCCAAGCTTCAAACTATGACCAGCGAACTCGACTTTCGTCTAATTCCAGTTGTCAGTAACTCTTTAAGCAAGAAGTTTTCTCGCAAGGTTTCTGACCTTCTTCACATCAACACCCGAAGTGCCCTCAAACACCTAAAAACCCAGTGTGCTATTAATGTCCATCCATCACGATTTAATCGATCGAAACGGCATTCATCTCGGTTCATACCTGCACAATAGCTCGGTTTCCTATAGTGAACATCGCCAAGATCAGCAGACTATTTTATGGGAAGCTTATAGTAGGTACACAAGTGCCATAACAGGTCGGGGAGCTCACCTCTGGCCTCCAATACTTGACCAGAACGCTCCGTGCCATCGGGCAGTGTCAGCGATACAATTTCATTGTAGCGGGGAAATTTGACCTATATCGCGGTACAACATTCTATTAGCCCATAGCTCCATTCCTTGTGCCGGACTGTCCCCAAAGGTCTCACATTGTCCAGGACGACCAGCGGTCCGTTAATGCCTCCAATGGTGTTGTAGCGGATGCGGGGCTTGACGTTGGTCATTCGGGGGTCGATGAACCCTGGCATGGCGAGTGAATCAGATCGTCAACTAGCAGGGCGCGAGATGATAAAGGGTCGGATAGGAGCCGAGTACGGTGAAATGAGCTGGCCACGCTGTTTGCCGGAGATCGGGCGGTGACGCGGCACGTGATAGCGTACGCCTTTCAAGGTTGGCGGATGACCTCCCGAGAGGGGTCCCAGCACTTGTTTGGGTTAGTGCTATAGGGAATTTCGGTTCTCGCAAGAGGTATTTGGATCACCATGAAAATATGTCAATTgaccattttttttttctattaTGGCTCTAAGTGACTCTGATTCCAGTTTAGAACCCACTAGCTGCTCAAGGCCTAGTTGGCCGGAAAAGAGAACGATATCTGCGGGCATGCCTTAGCACGACAGAATTTCAACGCGGCGCAGACTTTTAGAAATACCCTCGAAATATTTATACTATAACACGCTTTGCTGAGGAAATTTTGAGTCTGGTAGGATATGATCAATGACGCACAATCACACTCACGTGAGAATTTCCAATCTGTTCGCTAATGTATCGCTCAATCTCAGGTGTATATATATAGCTACGCGAATTGTAGTCCGAAATATGGATAGCAAGGACAAATTGTTGATCTGTCTCGATCTTTCAATTAAGCCTCTTCGTGGGCTGTATCGAATGACAAGATTGCCATTAAAATCGCCACCGTTTGATCCGCCATCTCAGACACCAACTCATTTCGATGGAACTTATCATTCTCAAGTATCAAAAACTGACCTCATACGATGGAGAAGAACATGGGAAGGTCACTGGCAGACTGATAAAGTAGTCGGACGAAGAAAGACCTCTTTGATCATGCTTGACTCTTAGAAGTAGATTAAGCCGATATAATAACCCAAGGCGATGAACAAACAACGAACATGGATTTTTGAAGATGGTATTGTCAAATGTGACACATTCTTAAAACGGATGAAGCACATGATGGAAGAGTTACTTGCTGAATGTAGATTGTTAAAATCTTAATCTGAGGATATGCGACTACAGAGTGGGGATTCGGAGGTCTTCTCGTGCTGTGGTAAGATCGTGGTTGGAGGGCAGCGGATCCTCACTATTTGGTGTTGTTCTGGCCCCTTTTATACAGAGATATATAGACACATTACAAAACGCTCTAGAATAGCTGGGTTATTTTTAAGCATGCAGGTATCTTCAATTGGAAGTCGCATGCAAGATTGACTTGACCCATATCCACTTCTGTGCCTCTTCAAAATCCCACCTTAGTTTAGATGGTGGCGTTGTGGCTCCATTACTGCTCGGATGCATGGTCCATCTTCATGAAACCTGATCATGATCGTATGTTGGTCAATGCAGCAGCCAGGGCCATAGTTCTGTTGGGTTCCAGATGCTGTCAGGCCATTGTTTGTCGCTACAGAAATTCTGCCATTGCGTCAAAATAGACCAGATGCCTTATAACGACCTATGTTGGGGGGGTTGTATTGATGAAAAGTAAATTGAAAGAATGCTCAGAAGTAGGATAAAATAGAAAACGGGATTGAATGACTTAGGTCCCACGTAGAGTTTGCTCTTTCGCCCCCTTCAAATGCGTGCTCACGGTTTACGCGGGGCGAATGAATTTTGCCTCTCACCGCCACGAAGGCCCTATATCTCCTCAGATGCCCCGCATCTTTTAATTCTCTTCATCAACACCTCGTGACTCCCACTTTCTTTCAAAATGTCCAAGATCTACGTCGGGTATGTCAAAACCCATCAAATCTTGATGCGGAGGTGACGATTTATACTGACAACCTTACTAGAAACCTTTCATGGCACACCAGCGACGAGTCGCTGCGCGCGGCCTTCGGTGAGTTCGGCAACATTGTCGACTCTGTACGtgaaaaattccaaaaattCCGATTTTCGCTTCGGAGCACGGACACTAatattttcatctttttCAGATCGTCATGGTTGACCGTGAGACTGGTCGCTCCCGTGGATTCGGTTTCGTCACCTTCTCTTCCGCTGAGGAGGCCGAGGCCGCCATCAACGCTCTCAACGAGCAGGAGTATGTTTTCAACCCCTCCCCTCCCGATTAACTCGAAACGTAAGTTGCTAACCCTAATCTAGCCTCGATGGTCGTCGCATCCGCGTCAACCTCGCCAACGCCCGCCCCAGCGGTGGCTTCGGGGGTGGTAACGGTGGTGCCGGTGGTGGCCGCTGGTAAACGTTGATCAGTGACCCGAAAAAGTGCGCGATGGTTATGCAGAACGAGAAAAACGTGACATATTGACGCTTAGCGTTGGTAACGGTGCTTTGTGTGCCCTGAGAAATCAGTCACAGCTCACAAGGCAGTTACTAGAGTTACTCAAGAAGTAGATAGTATTTTCCCTCGGTGTTATACCTCAAGGACATTTGGAAATTTATTCAGGGCCGATCGATTCGTGCACTGATACACAAACCATttttgaactttttttttgggggtaaAATTTTCACAATTGTTGTGCCCAACTCGATGTAAGGCTGCCATGAGGCTAGACTTCTGTTCAAACTATTGGTCACAATGTAGCATCTTATACGGAGGACATCCTTTCATTTAGAGGTATCGCCCCAGTGTAGCAATTGGAAATAGAACAAGGCGGAATACACAATGCTACGTGTCCTCTTGCACAGGAAATTTTCGGCTCCGCCCTAAAAAAGTTCAAAATCTCATCGGGTCGTTGACTTCGAAAGTTGTCCACAGCTAAACGTTCGCTGCTTGAGATATACACTCGTCTTCTTATCCAATCTGTAGCTAGTCCATTTTCTTGCAAAATCCGACTCGGATGAAGCCAAGCTACGGAAAAAAAGTTGTCTCTAGGCATGCCACGAGAGCGGGTCAAAGGCCTCCCATGAGAATCACTTATCCTAAGCCCCCTGCCACAACTTTGAGCCTCATGTAAAACATAGATTCATTACTCTGTTACACTGACTAAAAATAGTATCTTGAACATTACCGACGTCATTGGCCAATTGCTTCCAAAAGTGATGCCCCGCGGCTCAGCCGCCTGGACCCACCGCCACATCTTACTTGTTCACTTtatcaacatcaacatcttcAACTCTGCACAGCACCCACATCACAGTATACCAATCCAAAATCATGGCACCCCACGAAGGCCTCGTCCACCCGAAAGAATACGACATCAAAGACAGCAACGTGGAGCTAATCGGCAGCGACCTTGACCACCGCGTGAAATACACCTCAGCCCTCACCGAACCTGCCTGGCAAAGCATCGACCAAGCACCCGGCCTTACAACCTGGCGCATCGAGAACTTCCAAGTTATCCCCTGGCCGAAAGAACAAACCGGGCAATTCTACGACGGTGACAGCTTTATCGTGCTACACACCTACAAAGTCGGCGACGACAAGCTCGGCCACGACATCTTTTTCTGGCTTGGCAGTAAGACAACTCAGGATGAAGCAGGTGTCGCGGCTTACAAGACGTTTGAGTTGGACGAGTTCCTTCATGGCGCTGCTACACAATACCGCGAGGTTCAGGAGCACCCCTCTGACGAGTTCCTCGCTCTGTTCCGGAACTACTCGATCCGGTCTGGTGGTGTGCGTTCCGGTTTCACACATGTCGAGCCTGAGGAACGGCTGGAGGTGACTACGCTTCTGCGCATCTTCAAACACCCCGGTATTGCGCGTGTTGACTCGTTGATCGTGTATGAGGTCGAACCTACATGGAAGAGTCTGGATGAGAATGATGTCTTTGTTTTGGATAAGGGAGATAAGATTTGGGTTTGGCAGGGGAAGAAGTGTAGTCCGATGGAGAAGGCGAAGGCGGCGCAGGTGGTTAATGATATGACGCAGGCGAAGCATGTTGATGTTGAGGTTCTGTCACAACTTGAACCCAGGTCGAAGATCTTTGTTGACTTGTTGGGTGGGAGGGATGTCGCTCCGTCTACTTTGGAGGCACCGAGACCTGGAAGGTTTGCAAAGAAGGGTGGTGATGAAAGTTCTCGGCCGCGCGGGCTTTTCAGACTCAGTGATGCGTCTGGGACGTTGTCTTTTGATGTTGTTAAGGGTGGGGGACGGGTTGATCGGTCTGACTTGGATGGGAAGGATGTTTTCCTTTATGATACTGGGAACCGGGTCTGGGTTTGGCAGGGGTCTGGAGCTAGTGCGAGGGAGAAGGCCATGTGGCTCAAGGTTGCGCAGTTCTATGTTCAGAAGATTCAGGAGAGCCAATCTTCTGAGGCGTATCTCACGCCAATTTCGAAGGTTTCGCAAGGCCATGAGAGCCCGGCATTCTTGAAGGCCTTGGAGGCTTAGAATTGTACATATACCATAGTAATGAGGCAATATGATCATGATCGTACTATTCATCCACATTTCACCTTAGGATACAAGATCCATGCTAGTCATCTTAGATCAAACTATAATCATTCTCCCCTTTGTCCAACGCATCGGCTTGTTTCCGCAGCACATCAGACCGGAATCTCCTAAACGCAGCTTCAATTCTCTTCTTGCTCTCTGGATCCGCGTTTATACTACTCGTCCCCTTTGCCACACCACCAGCAAAGCCTACATGGAAGAGTTCCAGTTAGCAAAAAttccaccaacccccaatcATCACATCGTCGAATATCTTACCCAGCTCTCCACCTAAAAACAACCCGCCAGCGCTGGCAAAAAAATACGTCGCGACATCACCCAAAGTAGTAGGCTTCAACAACGGCGTGAGGTCAGGAATAGACTCTAAACACGCAAATCAATTACACCACCTTTCTTCTTAACCACCAACCcggcaaagaaaaagacataCCAGTCCTTCCATCTTCAAAAACAACCTTGGTCGGTCTCTCCTGCGCACGAATGGCAGAGAAGAACGCCTTGCGTGTGCTACGCAATCGGATGGCAGTTAGAACACCGAGACTCACACCGACCGCAGAACCAACTGTTGTCCAtagagaaattgaagatgcgGCTGCGTTGAGCTTGTCGCGGTCGGCGGAGTGGAGGTCGTGTTGAAGATGCTCGTCGGCGAGCTTGGCTAGCTCGTCGGAGCGGCGTTGGCGGAGAATGGCGAAGGATTCGGACATTTTGGAGTATATGGATCGGATAAGGGGTTTTGCAAGAGGTATCAAAGTGTAGACCTTGAAATAATTAGGTCTGAAGCTTTCAAACCTTGGAGGTCAGGTGGTGACGTCATGATTTTTAAGGTCGGAACCCAGCTTGGAAGCTCAACTTCGAAGATTGTATGGAGAAAGCAGGGAGGATTATTGCATTACCTCCTCGCCCTAGATCGTCAGAGTGAACACATTGTTGGGGGGCCTCGGGGTAAACCCATTGCTGTCAACCATATCTCGACCTCAGTCTCAAAGCCAGAACTTGCAATAAGACGCCCCGTCGGTCATACACCTTCTATGTGATAGAGCTGGAATAGAATTGAAGCGTAGAAGTGATCATAGATCTTTACACAGGAATAACTACACGCCTAACGAGCCAGGACCCTTCCTGATCGGACGTTAGATTCAGCCTCAACCTTCTACATGGTTATCTGTTCATTCACCCTCGTAGCCTAGGCCACCATTCCCAAGCAAATCCGCCCTCAAATAAAATCCCAAAGGCCGACGTCtgagttaaaaaaaaaaggcctcGTAATGGGCGTCGACCTTCTCCGTACAGCAACATTATCCCTCCAATCTACCTTGGCACAACTATACCTGTTTAAAACACCTGGTTGCACATGGTCCAAGCAATCCCCCACACCCAcgccaagaacaagaacccCTCATCATAGCCACAAACTCCAAAGAAACCGCAACACGGCATAAACAACTCCACACTTTAATCTCCGGCTATTGTCTTCTTGTCTGGTTTAGTAGAAATATACCTCGACGCACGGGTTATCTTAACGACACGCCCTAGCGTGGATGGGCGGAGAGTTGCCGCGAGAATATGGGGTTCTTTCATACGAGGTGGTTTGCGGTCCTTGGATTGCTTTGGAGAATGAGAGAGACTGTGATACAGACTTGATATGAAGATTCCGGAGAGATGTAAGGAGAGGTTTGGGAGGAAGGGGATACGTTTTCTGTGGGGTTTAATCAGGGGTATAGTGAGTTTGTACGGGTGGTTGTTAGGGTGCGTGGAAAGGAGGTCTTTTAGGTTtatggatgaagatgggtGGGGACCGTTTTGTGCTTATAAGGAGGACTTTTGCTTGTCTTAAACGGAGTTGGGTTTTGAAGGGGTTGGTAACTTGGGAGGTACTTGGAGGTATGGCCTGGCTTTGTTTACCTCGGTAGCCTTTACGTGTGACCGCTGGGGTTTGGGATGGATGATTTAGCAAATTTTTTTAACTTTTTTTCGCTATTTTGGATGGTGTGTTGCAGTTCATATCATACATAAGAGAAAACAATGCATGCTAGACAAGGTTAGCCATGCCACAGACATACATGGGAGGAACTCGAACGTACTCGTAATCATCTGGAATACAACGGCCCACAGATACCAGTGGTGTGATCGATATGAGCCGCTACTAAGCTTTTTTATCGTAGGCTGAGGCGGGGCCGTATATGCGGGCAGACTCGGATCAGCAGTGCTATCATCGAGTTGCTTTTCACGGGCCTTGCTGATAGTAGCAGTACTCATAGTGGTGGGATTTGGCGCCTTGAGAAAGCCTTCCTTCTCAGCTTGTTGAATGGCTGCCCACCACACCGATGCCATTTCCTCGTAGCCAGCGGCTGTCGGATGAATATTGTCGACGAGTTGCTTCCACCGAATGAAAGTGCTCATATCAGCGAGGACGAGACTTTCGTTTCGCGCTCGGCGTTTCGCTGCAAGTTCTAGGTATTGCGTGCTGATTTCTGTGCTCAATTGAGGCTTCTTTCCGTTGAATGTGAGGGTTGATAAGATGATGGTTGTGTTGGGGATGTTGTCGAAGAGGTATGTTAGGAGAGAGTCCATCCGCTGGCCCGCGGTGGCTACTTTGTAATTTTGTAGAGCATCATTTGTGCCAGCGCTGTGGGAAAAATGTCAGCATGCAAAGAGATGGGTGTTTGCACCATCAGTTGGAGACCTACTTGAGAAGAATTAGATTAGGTTGTTGTGGGATGATCAGCTTGGCATGGGAAGCTATTTGATCGATTCTCCAGCCGATGTGTCCATCGTGGTCCTAGAAAGAGTCAAAATAAATTCTTTAAAACAGGTCAAGCAAGAGTCGGACGTCTCACATTATCGTGCATGGTGCCACTCTTCATAGTGCCCACCATATCAACCTCCCACCCAGCATAGCGCAATTGTTGTCGAATCCATTTCCGATATCCATTTCCATCTTCCGATTTGTATCCCATGGTAATAGAAGCACCGAGGGGCAGAACTCGTAGCGCAAACGGCTTTGTGTTCGGAGCTTGAAGCTCAGAGACATTGGAGTCCGAAGACACCACAGTATCATCAGAGATCATCGGTGATGCCGATACCACTGTCAGCCATATTAGACAAGCCTGGACAACCCAGAAAATGGGTGTCGACTGCCTCATGGTGACCGGTGACTGGGAGGGAATTTTGCAAAAACATCAAAACATCAAACCGGGAATCCCCATGTTCTTATATTCACCATCTGACCCAAATCTAACGTCAGATCCCAGTGATCAAATGCGTACTCAAAGGCTCTTGATTTGCTGGTGGGTTTTGCGTAAGCTACTTTAGGCCCACTGGGTGGCTGGGCCTCTCTAAGCCTCGCTCAGATACCAACCTTTCAAGTGCCCCTGATCTCTGAGTCACTTTGACTTAAACCCCAGTTGTCAACTCAGTCGCTAGGGCTTGAAATTAAAAAAATCtgctccgtacggagtacacagaCAGGAAGATGTTTCATTGCAGGCTGGTCGCACACAGTATTTACCGTTCCCAATTGGGTTTAGCCTACGCAAGGCATCAGCTGTCCCTTTTCGTGGTCTTTTTCACGCACGTGTGACTGGCGTAATCTCCACATTCGCTGCTGGTTTCACCTTGTCAACTACAGGCTCTACTTTTATTGCATGTCTAGAAGCCAAGACTTTACGCCCGCGAGGCTTGTTTCGTCCTCAGTGCTTCTCACGAATCAGCGTCGCGGGCTCATCCTCGTTCCCTCTTGGGCGCCCGCGGAAATTATGCCTGAGACACCAGGGCATCGACCCATGGCACATATTGAACCCTGCAAAGTCCAACTATAGTGCATTCTTGGGTGACTCGGGCATTCTATCGGGTAAAATAGCTGCGCGATACTTTAGCGTGAGGCTATCCAACGCATGTCTCGTATCGCAGAGGATAAAATGCGCCCCATTGCGTCGCGGTGAAAAGCTCGCCTTAGTCTTCCGAAGAGGCATGGAGGCTCTTacaaaggaagagaaggctAAATTCtcatacggagtagtgtCCGTAATACACTGTGCAAATGACCTCGGCAGTGATCTCGTCGGACTTTTTGTAAGCGGATGCTGCGACCGGATGCACcgttgggggggggggggggaaataCGGAATACTAATTTGACACATGAGGTGTTACGCACCTAATGCGAGTCGAGGGTACATCTGCTGGATTCATACTCCGCATAGTGAGTTACTCGAACCTGCTGTCATCCGGAGGTAATGGAAATAGCCATGACCATATTCAGAGCGATGCTCCGCCTTCAAGACCACGCTTTCCTAATTAGAGTTCTGCCACATAGTTATGCCCACGTTATTACTTCTGGTCTATATAGTAAGAAAAATGGGCATTTTTGTTCACAAACGATCGCTTGTCTTCTTAAAATTGCGTCAGGTTGATATATTTATCTCACTATTGTCCAGTGCTTGTTGCACATCCTTGTCCCCGTCCTCTTCACGGCCAGCCTCGACTCAGGTCGCTGTTAAGAACTCAATGAGTCCATTCGGCATTGTTTAACCGTTACTTGATAGGTTTTAATTCGGGACAGAATGCCCTGTTTTCATTGAAAGAGTATTTGATGATTCATACGAGGTCAAGCAATGCTCATGTCAAATAAACTTTCGGAAACTCAACTCCAGGAACTAGCTTAATCTGATATGTTGATGTCATCGCCCAAACAATCCCAACAGACACAAGTTCAACCTCACACTGAAATTCGGAGTGGATATCCTCGCAAAGCACACAATTGACGATGATTACTTGGCGTTCTATCGCTCACACCTTGCAACGGGTTCGTGTCGCATCCTGGAGAGGTGGTCTGAAATGATGTATTGATCATCGTGCAGCACCATGCGCCCCTCAAAACCCAAGTAAGACAGCTAAGTCTACTTGAATACCAGTCACACAAACTGCTCCAAGACGTAAGATGTCTTTTCATGCAAGGTAACCTTAATGCTAATACAACACAGTTCAAACTACCAATTCCACCGGGGTTCCTGGTTACAACCCCAGAGCAAGCAAGGCATGTTGTCTCCGTGATGAGTAAGTCTGCACCAACCCTCTCCAAATTCCCCTGTCAAAATCTAAAATTCCACCAGATGGACCATCAGTGATAAAAGCCCAAGTCCTCGCAGGCGGACGCGGCAAAGGTAACTTCAACAGCGATGGGAAAAGTGGGGTCCGACGTGTCGAGTCGTGAGTTTCCCCGTATCCCAAACATGCTAGACCCAGGTCTAACGTACCCAGATCAAGCGAAGCATTTAAAAGCGCCAGTAACATGCTCGGGTACTACCTAACCACGGCGCAAACACCAGAGGATGGACTCCGCGTTGACAAGCTCTACATCAACAAAGCCATGGCCATCGCTCAGGAATTCTACTTCGCAATGATACTCGACCGACAACACACCTCACCCGTGCTATTAATATCCTCGTCCGGGGGGACAGACATTGAATCGAACATCGACAACCTGCACAAACTCTGCTTTGGGCTCTCGACAGGCATCACTGACGAAATCGATGCGTATGTTCAAGCAGAGCTGGGATTCTCCGATGTCGAGATGAAGGACATACACCGGATCTTAGTGCAGATGGTCAAGTTGTTCAAGGAGAAAGATGCGACGCTACTTGAGTTGAATCCCCTGGTGCGTACGGAGGAAGGGGAATTTGTCTGTTTGGATGCCAAGTTTGGGTTCGATGACCTGGCGCGGTATCGACAAGAGGAGATCTTTGCGTTGGAGAAGAGGTCAccggaagaggaggaggagcatCAGCTGGCAAAATTAGGACTTTCTTATGTGCGACTTGATGGGAATATAGGGAACATTGTTAATGGGGCTGGGTTGGCGATGGCCACTAATGATCTGATTAGTCTGCAGGGGGGGAGATGTGCGAACTTTTTAGATGTTGGGGGTGCGGCGACGAAGGAGGCTTTGTCGAAGGCTTTGGGGATTTTGAAGAGTGATCAGAGGATTAAGGGGATTTTGATAAATATTTATGGGGGTGAGCATCCACTTGAACAGTGGGTTAGTGGAATTACTGATCAATGATAGGAATTGTACGATGCGATATGATTGCCGAGGCgattgttgctgctgctgctgagaTGGGGGGTTTCAAATGTCCCGTTGTGGTTCGGTTGCAGGGTACGAATTCCGACAAGGGATTGAAGCTGGTCAGTAGATCTGTCCGGTAGTTATCGAGCGAGCTAACTCAATTGGTAGATTGAAAGATCCGAGTTGGATAACTTGATTGTAGAAGCCGAGTTCGAAAATGCTGCCCAGATGATCGTGAAGCAAACACCCGGGGTTGAAGTTTAATTAATTGGTTCAATAATCGAAAGACAGTCACTGATCATGTCACTATATGTATCTAATGCCATGTCATAGCCTCTAAGGTGCCCGACAGTACTCGAAGCAGACAGGTGCATATTAATCATCCTCTAAACCATAAGCGCGCCTTCACACAAGACCATACCCCAAAATTGCAGGAATGCGTGGTAGTCCGGTTAAGGACTGCATAACCAATTTAAAGCCCAGGCTCGACCTTGATCGGCGGATGAACCATTTTCTCCTCTGCGGTAGGCTTTCTACCCCAGACTCGGCGACTAAACACAATCAGCAAATCTAACCTCGCATTATGGGTATACAAGAAACTCACGCGTATTCGTAAGCATGGGTACGGGGGTTCCTTAACTCCGCTCGAACCTTGGACAGATACACCTGCACCTCCTCCTTAGTCCAGGGAGTGGGCGCACCGAATTTGGTGAGGAACCACATCGCCCAGCCCTCTAGCGCAGCAACCCAGTGAGCGTATTGAAGCTGCCCGACTTCcttgagaaaattttctctCGGCCACGGCCCTAAAGGAATCTTATACAGCTTTTCCTGTACATCGATAAACCCAGCCTTCTCCATTGCGCCTCGCATTGTCTCCTGTGTCAGGAGGGAGCGGCAGGCTCGTTCGGAGCAGCCGATGAAATTATCTCCCCATGTGGCTAGAGCCCCGCCTTCTTTCAGGGTGCCGTCGTCGCTGTAAACTCGTACATCTAGTTCGATCTGCTCGATCCAACCGCCTGGAGTGAGAGCACTGAATAGCGTAGTGATTAGATATAGGTTTTCTGGCAGGTATAGGCTAGGGTGTGGATTGGGGACTCACTCGTAGCATTGCTTGTATAGTTGATCCCATCCCTTAGGTGCAAATGCCCCCAGCATCTGACGCATGTGGATAAAGTCAAATGGCTCTTTCCAGGTCCACTGCTGGAGGATATCGTCTACTTCGAATACACAGTTGGGTGGCATCCATGTCACGGGAGGAGGAAACATGTCGACGCCACGGACAGTTGCTGCAGCTTGTTAGTCAAACAAGATAGGAGAAAAAGGGGAAGCAATGGATTACGTACCAGATGGATACAAATCCGCCACATCACTGGGTGAGTGTAAGCGAAACTCGATTGAAGAGGCTGGGCGGGAACTTACATGGCCCATGTTCCTTTCCCGGTCCCAATGTCCAAAATATGCTAGA
Protein-coding sequences here:
- a CDS encoding S-adenosyl-L-methionine-dependent methyltransferase, translated to MAEKIVVDSDYYTLTDDWEPEDFQSETTSIASSIAKGRLENGRRYQALKEDDYWSPSDEQQFEAFEIGHMMFLVLDHDRENPLHHAPIGKSPRHILDIGTGKGTWAIDVADLYPSATVRGVDMFPPPVTWMPPNCVFEVDDILQQWTWKEPFDFIHMRQMLGAFAPKGWDQLYKQCYDALTPGGWIEQIELDVRVYSDDGTLKEGGALATWGDNFIGCSERACRSLLTQETMRGAMEKAGFIDVQEKLYKIPLGPWPRENFLKEVGQLQYAHWVAALEGWAMWFLTKFGAPTPWTKEEVQVYLSKVRAELRNPRTHAYEYARRVWGRKPTAEEKMVHPPIKVEPGL